Part of the Melopsittacus undulatus isolate bMelUnd1 chromosome 14, bMelUnd1.mat.Z, whole genome shotgun sequence genome is shown below.
ttcagtcacaactttccattcctttatgggtccttttactcgagacgcatgtgtccaccttttttcagcagctcttatcgccgtttctgtagttaaaagaacaagaaatggtccctcccaacgaggggataaactctcttctttccagcttttatgtaattctagttctaattcattcactgcagccgccccatggcactcccctccagggcagtctcacttccagggtccagattcctcatagcacacacacagatccggttccacagaagagcctactcccccacctctgttcaacattccttctccaccagttttaaagcaaccgctttctttttatccactttccatgtttcctcctttactcccagtccacatttatccaacagcccttcagtcccatctatcaacatgtctgtttccatttgtttgcctatcccggcacccatcccatgctcaaacacaggagctgctcgagctctcTCCTTCtaacatcttaacttcttaacatctttccccagtatcacaatttaaacaacatctctttagcttttagtttttcctgtccttttccaaagccaaaattaagggatcaggaagaggtatattaattttgcactctgtcacatctgcatacattacttcattccattttccttatcacctcaaaaacaacattaattataaaaatgtataataattcaaagttccattttaggtcatttttcctgatcttctaaagtgtatgaaggtcagcattggttacaatattttaccaacgttttcttgtttacagaggccccagaagaccctctcagttctttccaatgtgccaaaatgtaacccaatgggcttttcttcagaatttccttgtcttgaccggctcccatttcagccaatcttttctagatctctatagcttctcatccccagtgctctgcaaatgcacttataaaaatgagagcacctacacacaagttgtatgatattgttaagggggtcagtacaataatatctctgggttctgaagatcagctcccatgttgttagatcatagtttcggttacagcaaaatttcctttacaatcatgcctcttcaaattttctttgatacttttttttttttacaaatattttcccagttttccttttttaccctcccagaacttttgtggctttttccacaaaataatcattttatttctgttctcagagaattaccgattgggtatctataatttaatggctctacacacacaagaagatgcacaggataaaaaaaaagcagccagaggggcagccggacactccccctccgcccttttctaagctgctcacagacaggacacacacagggttacacagacaggacagcaggaggggcagccaggcccccgctcacagacaggacacacaggtgcaaaaaaatatagatgcttcgtccgtctccggccgctctcctcacggagacacggaaccgcggactgggactccacactcgcttcgtagctatgctacgtctcagtcacacagaaacacaaagttacacatgggatcccccactcacactatggttccgcttactctcctcacggttctcagaatctgagatacagcagaaacctggtgggttcgcttacccttcacctgccccccctagcaggtccgtcctggctcccaaaacttgggatatagcgaaaacccgggctcacccgatccgcctatacatatgtattatctatccccgcttcgtattataatgagccagaaggtcctttgcacttgcgcagtgccccttctggtcatgggcaggggtttcaggatgaagtaaatgagtctccctcttcttaacctttacaccttttaatcttcagacatggccttagggttagtcggcgcccagtctgcttctcctgccgcttattaataggaccaaacatttgtgcttttgtcatggtcttaaggcttgatcgcccagtctgcctctccctggcttatcagcaggacctttcatctgcttttgtcagtagaattagcatctgcttcttcccctccagcagcaatcaatgccttggcaagatggcaatggcaggtatttaggacagacaatacttttgtttaagcataggAATTCTTTTAACTCCCTTATAcgatttctctgtattacctccctatacattggttacccgtgtatcagttccccctttttctataaagtgagtaaattcttttattctattatttatgacagacctatccatgttacctggagaaggccttggttaggtatatctctgaaccatccagtaactccttatccaatccacttccaacaattttaagcttttgcatattctcctgcagtcttcccagcttagtatggattgattcagaatggtcagattactttcatgcagcacatacctttgaaatcctcaaaaccttttctgcaagacacccactgtatcttgcaggattcagaccatcagatgtctgctgcctaaaaaccaaaactttttctacgagacacccactgtgtcttgcaggaccctaaccacaagatgcccactgcctcctgtgattgtaaaccataggacacccgctgcctcttgtgcataaaacctttttgtacaagacacccactgtgtcttgcggacccaaatatcgggtcgaatttttttcttttgcccatactttcatacagtaatggaccatttttttccttactcttttttccttcctgggacggctgaatgtcccagtactttatcattaaccccaggggaccgtccggtggtgcatccggtgggctgctccctgctttattcttaggatctctccttggatccttttctgggttataattacgactcttactctgacccattgtcttactccggggacctctacctgggcccccgggactgggacctctactgggacccgtcttccctccccatatcttagtacaatattctatcattttttttgcttatctttccctagggttccagggaaatctctccaattatctaaggggtattcatgtgagtcgaaggcttgctgcccttcgccccccatcttctggaatatccacaaatatacactcactcgctcccccttgttcctggcccagtccctcgcgggagatggaaaacgcagtacttaagggtccacactcgcttggttcagtatatcgaacctctcattcgttatattccaggaaacccaatcccgcccgaacggcaaaccCGCGAACAATTTCGCCGCAAACAATTCCGCTCTGCGAATttcgcaatatacttacgcgtcctgagtcttcgtccggactcccgtgcacagaatttttatgggattttaccggtttttcctttgctcattattctagaatttaggttcgccggtaaggttgaggtaagctgttggtcgcggggccacgaaatgtcgcggggcgcctccccggaggaccaaagcccaccgttccttatccgagtcacggcaccagaaattgttataaattgagaccacaacggatcataaaccaattagaattttattaattatagcaagtagaatatgagcaaagccagcgctggacggcaggggagtctgcgctccgcctactgccgtactgagcagttcaaaaagccctcccttatacatcttttacttccgtgttcatgatgtagttgaggtactctgcgcatgcttcagctgttgctagggggtcgacctctgcctcccggtggtcaGTGAGgctgaagtaagaagtcttcctcctttgttccatagttgacccttcatttatgtccttatatggagtggtttgtcttatttctgccagttcctggaacatcttgcaagccagtttctgtaacaccttgtggtcatcttatgtttgcataaacggtttctggtttaattggtgtaagcgattgtggtttatcttatcttgcataaactgtgtccgttaactgtgtgcataagcaatttcatatcttttgttgtctaacctttatattgggcttaacatatatatatacctaacatatatcttaataaacaataccttattctttagtttttcacaacaaggtcctgaagcagtttcaggctTGGGCTGGACACCAGCTTAGCAGTTTGATTGAGACCAGTGGAGATGCAGTGGACTTCTCTGCAATGGCTTTTCACAGCATAGGAACTGTGTCCAGTACCCGCTTTAAAGTCACTCGAAGATCCCATTGGTGGCTGATAAATCCTAAGCCCTGCACTCTCCATGACTTAGCCAAGTGTTCTTACTGGGTGATCAGGCCTTGGGTTTCCTGGGCTTGGcttgagctttcagagcagtgaatacagaattatccactccatttgcttctccagcccacGCCATGCTGGGGTTTACAGAGTGTCCTTActcctcctttcagagctgagctgcccgaATACATCCTGGACCTTGGCTATGTTGTTCCCGgtgacatccacacacacacggTGAAGATCACCAACACCGGGCACTTCCCTGCATCTTTCCATGCTGATGGATATGTCCTGTATAACACAGGTAACCCATGGTGGAGAGGCTTCACGGGGGCTTGAAGGAGCTATCTctgacacatcagctgaagccattgGTCACGGGGAGATTTGAGTACTTCCTtggacagctttttcctccttagtacccctgtgctgggtgccctgttcaagagcctgacttctggcgagcagtgcccagagacctgctctgcctgtggctgccctaaAATCTGATTGCAGGGGCCAGAAGGGCTGATCACCTTGATAgcctctcagcatcttctgctcttggctccCGTGAGCATCATCCCAGTTTCTTTGTGCACTCTGAGGGTTTATGTTGCAAACAGATGGACCCTCTGTGGTTTGGAAGTGCTTTGTTTAGAGTTCATAGTGccagagcacttctgctcagcctttattGACTGGCCTGTGGGATCCTCTgctctatggaaacaggcttcccaaagaggccttgaggtaaggctgcagctccagcacatggTGACTGCTGTCTCTGCGGGGTGGCCAGTCGTCTCTTCTAAGCCGCTGTCCAGGGAACACCCCAGCATTTAGTATCTTAGGTGGCAATTCTCCTTTGGAGAGGTCTATGCATCCTTCCCTGAGACGCCTGTTGAAGGAATTGCTGGAGTTCCTCAAgcaatgtgatttctttttactatgCAACCCTTGGATTCTGGCTGTGAAAGtccttttgctttgggcagtgccagagggagaagagcagcttctctggagatgcaaaggggtctttcccagagctgccagccaggacaTCCCTGTGGCCTTACCGTGCTTCTGAgccatttcctgttgcttgcgtatctcagctgctttattttgctgtgttcaggcttCAGCATGTGCCTGGAGCGTGTGAAGCACCTGCCCTCCTGTGAGAGCAAGACATTTGAAGTGTGCTTCGACCCACAAAGTGCCAACCTGCCCCTGGGAAAAGtggatgtgctcctgcccatcaaggtactccagcttctggggcaggcagcaggttgggCACAGCAGCGAGTATCGGGTGGGCTCTCAACTGGATGCTCTGTCCTTCTCTAGGTCAGAGGAGGCCCCACATTCCAGGTCCGCCTCCGTGCCATGGTGGCTGAGCCGTCCCTCTGCGtgtccagggacaggctggagttctctgctgtccagtgtgggcagtgccaggaagaaaccatccagctccacaacACGTTCCAGGTCCCCTGTAAATGGTCCATCAGcatgactgatcctgttcaggAGGTAAAGCACAGACAACGTGTAACACACAACTTCTTGGTTGggttctctttgcctttcctgccttttgtgcccctctggctgcctgagcacttgggctgcagctcgcttgaggaagcttttgagggtacagagcaaggctggttcACCTGGGCCTGTTCACTAGctgatgcttcacttctctgccgtctcacccattcctcctcctctgaggacactgcctccccgtctgcctgccctgccagcatgtTTGCCCTCCAGTTCTAGGCAGTGGTGGCCACGTCTGGGTGGGATGAAGGTGCTCCCTGCACCGTGCCAGCATCTCGGAGCACTGCAGGAACCGAGGGTCTGTCCTCACAGACCAAGGAGACCTCACACCACTGGTTTCTGTGCGCAGGTGGACAAACATCTGCCAGGGAGCGAGcctcagaagctgctggaggagatgaagtctgtgccctgtggctttgaggtgctgccctcagctggaagcctcgctccaggacagcagtgccacGTCCAAGTCCGTTTTTCACCCACGGAAGAGGTGAGATTGGTGGGTGTCACGCCAGGAGgtctggcagggcagtgtggtaAGGGGAGGCCAGCCCAGGGAGCGGGGGATGAGCTCTGCCTCCACGTGGAGCTTCCTgcgcctcagtttcccctgcacGTTCCCAAGCAGTTCGGGAGTCAGCTTAaatgatggagcattcccaaaggcagtttgcatgtgGCCACCGTGACTTGGAAACTGGTAGCGTGTAACAGGATGGACACAAGTGCTTCCACGCCTGGGGACAGTCCCAGGGATCTTTCAATTGCTCGTGGAGATTTCAGCGTCTCGTGTCTGGCTTTGACCAGaggcaagcactgagcagagaagatgatcCTTATTTGTGTCCAGTGAGAGCTCAGGTGCCTCTtgcacacagctgatgtttgcctggtgctgcagtgccaggactgtgTCTGAGGAAGCAGACCTTTCTCATGAGCGTTGTGCTCCCCCGTGCCCAGGTGAAAACCTCTGAGAGCC
Proteins encoded:
- the LOC117437009 gene encoding hydrocephalus-inducing protein homolog produces the protein MGVKTGAELPEYILDLGYVVPGDIHTHTVKITNTGHFPASFHADGYVLYNTGFSMCLERVKHLPSCESKTFEVCFDPQSANLPLGKVDVLLPIKVRGGPTFQVRLRAMVAEPSLCVSRDRLEFSAVQCGQCQEETIQLHNTFQVPCKWSISMTDPVQEVDKHLPGSEPQKLLEEMKSVPCGFEVLPSAGSLAPGQQCHVQVRFSPTEEKCYRGELQIQICQSSQHLQVPVLGRGLEPQLESIPAELELGPLLPQSHGEEGTVVVKKPSEVYSVQFEQQHLAEEQPLRTPKDDNSPNSLLLPPCAPGEKLNAEAQGRGIKMKVDVVDPPGKVVKLGNPL